The genome window CGCCATGACCGCCTGGCTCAAGGAAGCCGGGCTCACGCGTTCCGCGATCGGCGTCTTCGGCACCGTGGCGGCCGTCTATTCACTGCACTTCCTCTGGTCGCCCCTG of Candidatus Binatia bacterium contains these proteins:
- a CDS encoding MFS transporter — translated: MSRFRSVDLLDRRLAAIFLLGIASGYPFVLWGSAMTAWLKEAGLTRSAIGVFGTVAAVYSLHFLWSPL